The following proteins are co-located in the Flectobacillus major DSM 103 genome:
- a CDS encoding ligand-binding sensor domain-containing protein, with product MYCRIGLLIGCLLYSIIAQGQYFLSSKHYGLASGIGHRHINTSFIDSHGRKIILSANDLAFFENGNFKTVSFPDSYSTKGLNTIYEDDLGNYWISESFEWFYPFGIRHTFVFLPNHQFIPAEQKLPYSINIESIRSDERRQLVIGTQQGEIYTYSAQKNRMVRKLKYSNAPIKVLYAQNNRIVFCEVTDISLDKKIVVIDYAGKILYEESLSNRLCQSVLEVGHEFYALYLRYDAHQKKSMELVKLGTNTRMQGNINQTFFYLTGITYEPKHKTIVLYHNNKIQFLNENLQVKYEHNFANAIHHLLADGHGNLFLSTDNGFSIIRVQKGQIQTYLYNPNIEAVEENYSCRSILKIDKTHLVVNTNRSRQLLDLTTGKSVVLPPLRPEASVDFVLSILPDEQGNIWFGEQLLGSTNLKTRKNQIYYSNYETRIWAMENYQDGFLLGLEKKGIGHYHKATQRVDFRKKNIPKALQESTVYDFYKTKNQVYIASSSGLYVLDSLDKITEIEYPKEQKKATYFINTFVVGNPTRLCLATEEGILLLDTSTGQITPFIRDKTFANVKFLSCYATQNGYWASTEQGIWHFDNQGNLLKIYTELDGLTNNECNTLAHYQDEQGVLYFGGINGLNVINPVAFPSQHQEGNILLKKVAIFSNQVLSQVQTQISTPRIFLKTNENTLKIEVAYNDYQYDCDKRFYYTTQANQLEWTPFLEEELRLENLPYGKTTVYVKVVACNNFSQSSIKSIEINREYPIYFRWYFWVLVGGGLVLGVWGVVQLYAYNYRLRNLKLKALVDRQTVRLQENIQFRDDLLKLLVHDVRHPIISFNNLTDKLNLLIRRNEHERLLQLGAESKHRSESLLWLVDNLILWIQSSNKNETVVPQNVDLVVLINRIIRSYSNDIDFRRLTFVIEPAVFIGKVDERLFVIVMRNIIFNTIEYAKSGSSIQIRLSRNTHLLTIDCQNFMHSETEPQPELQGLKMGLSVLKAILKKQSIELTNEKVGEIYHTKLVIPE from the coding sequence ATGTATTGTAGAATAGGGCTTTTGATTGGTTGTTTATTATATAGTATTATTGCTCAGGGACAATATTTTTTGTCGTCAAAACATTATGGACTTGCTTCTGGAATTGGGCATAGGCATATCAATACGTCCTTTATTGATTCGCATGGACGCAAGATAATTCTGAGTGCCAATGATTTGGCTTTTTTTGAGAATGGAAACTTCAAAACGGTATCTTTCCCAGATTCGTATTCTACCAAAGGGCTTAATACTATTTATGAAGACGACCTCGGCAATTACTGGATTTCTGAAAGTTTTGAATGGTTTTATCCATTTGGTATACGCCATACTTTTGTTTTTTTGCCTAACCACCAGTTTATTCCTGCCGAACAAAAATTACCATATAGCATTAATATCGAATCAATACGCTCCGACGAGCGTCGCCAGCTTGTAATTGGTACACAACAAGGCGAAATATATACCTATTCTGCCCAAAAAAACCGTATGGTACGCAAGCTCAAATATAGCAATGCTCCGATTAAGGTATTATATGCACAGAATAATAGAATTGTTTTTTGTGAAGTAACAGATATATCGCTAGATAAAAAGATTGTGGTGATAGACTACGCTGGCAAGATACTTTACGAAGAAAGCCTGAGTAATCGTCTTTGCCAGTCGGTACTTGAGGTTGGACACGAGTTTTATGCCTTATATCTTCGATACGATGCTCATCAAAAGAAAAGCATGGAATTGGTGAAGCTAGGAACGAATACCCGTATGCAAGGAAATATTAATCAAACCTTTTTTTACCTGACAGGTATCACCTACGAGCCAAAGCACAAAACGATTGTGCTGTACCACAATAACAAAATCCAGTTTTTGAACGAAAACCTTCAGGTAAAATACGAACACAATTTTGCCAATGCGATTCATCATTTACTTGCCGATGGCCATGGTAATTTGTTTTTGAGTACAGATAATGGCTTTTCTATTATAAGGGTACAAAAAGGACAAATTCAAACGTACTTGTACAATCCGAATATAGAGGCTGTTGAGGAAAATTATTCGTGTCGTTCTATTTTGAAAATAGATAAAACACATCTGGTAGTCAATACCAATCGCTCTAGGCAACTCCTAGATTTGACTACGGGCAAAAGTGTGGTATTGCCTCCGCTCAGGCCAGAAGCCTCAGTTGATTTTGTTCTTTCTATCTTGCCAGACGAGCAAGGTAATATCTGGTTTGGTGAACAATTGCTAGGCAGTACCAATCTAAAAACTCGTAAAAATCAAATCTATTATTCTAATTACGAAACCCGTATTTGGGCAATGGAAAATTACCAAGATGGTTTTTTGTTAGGTTTAGAAAAAAAGGGAATAGGACACTACCATAAAGCAACCCAAAGAGTAGATTTTAGGAAAAAAAATATTCCTAAAGCACTTCAAGAATCGACGGTCTATGATTTTTATAAAACGAAGAATCAAGTATACATAGCCTCTAGCTCGGGTTTGTATGTATTGGATAGCCTTGACAAAATAACTGAGATAGAGTACCCCAAAGAGCAAAAAAAAGCAACATATTTTATCAATACATTTGTTGTAGGTAACCCAACCAGGCTGTGCCTTGCTACCGAAGAAGGGATTTTGTTATTAGATACTTCAACGGGGCAAATCACACCATTTATTCGAGACAAGACTTTTGCCAACGTCAAATTTCTGTCGTGCTACGCTACTCAAAACGGCTATTGGGCAAGCACCGAACAAGGGATCTGGCATTTTGATAACCAAGGTAACCTTCTGAAAATATATACAGAACTCGATGGCCTCACCAACAACGAGTGCAATACCTTGGCTCATTATCAAGACGAGCAAGGAGTGTTGTATTTTGGGGGTATCAATGGCCTAAATGTCATTAACCCTGTAGCCTTTCCAAGCCAGCATCAAGAAGGCAATATTTTACTAAAAAAAGTAGCTATATTCAGCAATCAAGTGTTGAGTCAGGTACAAACCCAAATTAGTACACCTCGTATTTTTTTGAAAACTAACGAAAATACTTTGAAAATAGAAGTAGCCTACAACGATTATCAGTACGATTGCGACAAGCGGTTTTATTATACCACTCAGGCCAATCAGTTGGAATGGACTCCTTTTTTGGAAGAAGAACTGAGGCTAGAAAACCTGCCTTATGGCAAAACTACCGTTTATGTCAAAGTAGTAGCATGTAACAACTTTTCGCAAAGCAGTATCAAATCAATCGAAATTAATCGAGAGTATCCTATTTATTTTCGGTGGTACTTCTGGGTATTGGTAGGAGGGGGGCTTGTCCTAGGTGTTTGGGGGGTGGTTCAGTTATATGCGTATAATTATCGTTTGCGTAACCTCAAGCTAAAAGCCTTAGTAGATAGACAGACTGTTCGCTTGCAAGAAAATATTCAGTTTCGTGACGACCTTCTCAAGTTACTTGTACACGATGTCCGGCATCCAATTATTAGTTTTAATAACCTAACAGACAAGCTTAATCTCTTGATTCGACGAAATGAACACGAGCGGCTTCTACAACTAGGTGCAGAATCAAAACACCGTAGCGAAAGCCTTTTGTGGCTGGTCGATAACTTGATTTTGTGGATTCAGTCTTCTAACAAAAATGAAACTGTTGTGCCTCAGAACGTAGACCTTGTTGTATTAATTAATAGGATTATTCGTTCGTATAGCAATGATATTGATTTCAGAAGACTTACCTTTGTGATAGAGCCAGCGGTATTTATCGGAAAAGTAGACGAGCGGCTTTTTGTGATTGTAATGCGGAATATTATTTTTAATACAATCGAATATGCCAAATCTGGAAGTAGTATTCAGATTCGGTTGAGTCGAAATACTCATTTATTAACGATCGATTGCCAAAATTTTATGCACTCAGAAACGGAACCACAACCAGAGCTACAAGGGCTGAAAATGGGGCTAAGTGTATTGAAGGCTATCTTGAAGAAGCAGTCTATTGAATTAACCAATGAAAAGGTAGGTGAAATATATCATACCAAATTAGTTATTCCTGAGTAA
- a CDS encoding carboxymuconolactone decarboxylase family protein gives MAHITLPNPNLPGISGLLDYNKTTAQPLLHLAETLLRSDSTLTSGERELIAAHVSYLNNCHFCHSSHAAAAVAHLGCDISLMDDIKRNFAETTISPKLRALLDIAAKVQRGGKHVLPEDIEKARQHDATDREIHDTVLIAAAFCMFNRYVDGLGTWAPQDNEAYLEMGQKMAFLGYNRPR, from the coding sequence ATGGCACATATTACACTACCCAATCCAAATTTGCCAGGAATTAGTGGTTTGTTAGACTACAACAAAACTACAGCACAGCCCCTTTTGCATTTAGCAGAAACCCTATTACGTAGCGACTCGACCCTGACAAGTGGCGAGCGAGAGCTCATTGCTGCACATGTTTCGTACCTAAATAATTGTCACTTTTGCCATTCGTCGCACGCAGCGGCGGCCGTAGCTCATTTAGGCTGCGACATTAGTTTGATGGATGATATTAAACGCAATTTTGCCGAAACAACCATTTCGCCCAAACTTAGGGCTTTGCTAGACATTGCGGCCAAGGTACAAAGAGGAGGAAAACACGTATTGCCAGAGGATATTGAAAAAGCCCGCCAACACGATGCAACCGACCGTGAAATTCATGATACCGTTTTGATTGCGGCAGCATTCTGTATGTTTAATCGCTATGTAGATGGCCTAGGTACTTGGGCACCACAAGACAACGAAGCGTATTTGGAAATGGGTCAGAAAATGGCTTTTCTCGGTTACAATCGTCCTAGATAA